The Aequorivita sublithincola DSM 14238 genome window below encodes:
- a CDS encoding ABC transporter permease — protein sequence MLRLLNIELQKLRYNRSAKVISIIYFVLITFIALIASIEFNFGNIHFRVADQGIFNFPYIWHFTTYMAAILKLFLAIVIVSMMSNEYSYRTLKQNLIDGLSKREFVLSKFLTVLLFASISTIFIFLVSLILGLSFSDYNEISIIFSDMEYIGAYFIKLVAFFSFCLFLGVLVKRSAFALGFLFVWQIVEWLLYGLMKWQFFKGTEIADNVAQFFPLNAMANLIKEPLSRLGAIQSAANQLGENFTKDYHVTWLNVLIVLVWTALFVYWAYAILKKRDL from the coding sequence ATGCTACGATTATTAAATATAGAACTGCAAAAGCTGCGTTATAACCGTTCGGCAAAGGTTATTTCAATCATTTATTTCGTGCTTATTACCTTCATCGCACTTATCGCTTCCATAGAATTTAACTTTGGAAATATTCACTTTCGCGTGGCGGATCAAGGGATTTTCAACTTTCCGTATATCTGGCATTTTACCACTTATATGGCGGCCATTTTAAAATTATTTTTGGCCATCGTGATTGTGTCAATGATGAGTAATGAATACAGTTACCGCACCTTAAAACAAAACCTAATTGACGGCTTAAGCAAGCGGGAATTTGTGCTTTCAAAGTTTCTCACTGTACTACTTTTTGCCTCTATTTCAACGATATTCATATTTTTAGTATCACTGATTTTAGGTTTAAGTTTTTCAGATTATAATGAAATCAGCATCATTTTTAGCGATATGGAATACATTGGCGCCTATTTCATAAAACTCGTTGCATTTTTCTCTTTCTGCCTTTTTCTTGGCGTTTTGGTGAAGCGTTCTGCCTTTGCCCTCGGCTTTCTATTTGTTTGGCAGATAGTGGAATGGCTTCTTTATGGCTTGATGAAATGGCAGTTTTTTAAAGGTACAGAAATCGCGGATAATGTTGCTCAGTTCTTTCCTTTAAATGCAATGGCAAACCTCATCAAAGAACCTTTAAGCCGCTTGGGAGCTATTCAATCTGCCGCAAACCAGTTGGGAGAAAATTTCACAAAAGACTATCACGTTACTTGGCTTAATGTTTTGATTGTTTTAGTCTGGACGGCTCTTTTTGTCTACTGGGCCTACGCCATTCTTAAGAAAAGAGACCTTTAA
- a CDS encoding peptidylprolyl isomerase has translation MQDGIYAKITTEKGEILIKLTHDKTPGTVGNFVALAEGNLENKAKPQGTPYYDGLKFHRVLPDFMIQGGDPKGTGSGGPGYDFEDEFHQDLRHDTPGVLSMANSGPASNGSQFFITHVATPWLDNKHTVFGNVVEGQDVVDSVAQGDTMKKVEIIRVGEEAKNWNAVEAFRSFTGEREQRISKMKEAQEAELKKVSEGFDRTDSGLLYKIIQKGSGKKAEKGKTVSVHYKGALTDGTEFDSSYKRKEPIDFQLGVGQVISGWDEGVALLQVGDKARFVIPSHLGYGERGAGGVIPPNATLIFDVELMDVK, from the coding sequence ATGCAAGACGGAATTTACGCGAAAATAACTACTGAAAAGGGAGAAATCCTTATAAAACTTACACACGACAAAACTCCTGGAACGGTTGGAAACTTTGTTGCTTTGGCTGAAGGAAATTTAGAAAATAAAGCAAAACCACAAGGAACGCCTTATTACGACGGTTTGAAATTTCACCGAGTGCTTCCAGATTTTATGATTCAAGGCGGCGATCCAAAAGGAACAGGTTCTGGCGGACCGGGTTATGATTTTGAAGATGAGTTTCATCAAGACCTTCGTCACGATACCCCGGGTGTGCTTTCTATGGCAAACTCTGGTCCAGCGAGTAACGGAAGTCAGTTTTTTATTACTCACGTTGCTACACCTTGGTTGGACAATAAACACACCGTTTTTGGAAATGTTGTTGAAGGACAAGATGTTGTTGATAGCGTCGCGCAAGGCGATACAATGAAAAAGGTTGAAATTATTCGTGTAGGCGAAGAAGCTAAAAATTGGAACGCTGTTGAAGCTTTCAGAAGTTTTACTGGTGAAAGAGAACAGCGCATTTCAAAAATGAAGGAAGCGCAGGAAGCAGAATTAAAGAAAGTTTCAGAAGGTTTTGATAGAACCGATAGCGGACTTCTTTATAAAATAATCCAAAAAGGAAGCGGTAAAAAAGCTGAAAAAGGAAAGACTGTTTCTGTACACTACAAAGGTGCATTAACAGATGGAACTGAGTTTGATTCATCTTACAAAAGAAAAGAGCCAATCGATTTTCAATTGGGCGTTGGGCAAGTAATTTCGGGTTGGGACGAAGGTGTAGCGTTATTGCAAGTAGGTGATAAGGCTCGTTTTGTGATTCCGAGTCATCTAGGGTATGGCGAGCGTGGCGCTGGTGGCGTTATTCCTCCAAATGCTACTTTGATTTTTGATGTTGAATTGATGGACGTAAAATAA
- a CDS encoding SRPBCC family protein — protein MKPINNSAPVKAEKSIIINSDIDKVWQILTDIDNWSNWNSDISKSKINGEIRKAQTFDWKTGGTKLHSEIHTYNPKNKFGWTGKVLGVYAIHNWNLTETENGTTVLVAESMEGFLAKLFRKSFQKTLENGMTNWLELMKKECEK, from the coding sequence ATGAAACCAATAAATAATTCCGCTCCAGTTAAAGCCGAAAAATCGATTATTATAAATTCAGACATTGACAAAGTATGGCAAATATTGACCGATATCGACAATTGGTCTAATTGGAATTCTGACATTTCTAAATCAAAAATTAATGGCGAAATCCGAAAAGCTCAAACGTTTGATTGGAAAACGGGAGGCACAAAACTTCACTCTGAAATCCATACTTATAATCCGAAAAATAAATTTGGTTGGACAGGAAAAGTTTTAGGTGTTTATGCTATTCACAATTGGAATTTAACTGAAACAGAAAATGGAACTACGGTTTTGGTAGCAGAAAGTATGGAGGGATTTTTAGCCAAATTATTTAGGAAATCATTTCAAAAAACACTTGAAAACGGAATGACCAATTGGCTTGAATTAATGAAAAAAGAATGTGAGAAATAA
- a CDS encoding tRNA-binding protein gives MTNDLSWSDFEKVEMRVGTIIEVNDFPEARNPSYQLLIDFGSDTGQRKTSAQITLLYSKEELVGKQVVAVVNFPKKQIANFMSECLVLGAVEGKNVTLLQPGKEVQNGLRIL, from the coding sequence ATGACGAATGATCTTTCTTGGTCTGATTTTGAAAAGGTCGAAATGCGAGTGGGAACTATTATTGAAGTCAACGATTTTCCCGAAGCCAGAAATCCTTCTTACCAACTTCTAATAGATTTTGGAAGTGACACAGGGCAGCGCAAAACTTCGGCTCAGATCACTTTACTTTATTCGAAAGAAGAATTAGTAGGTAAACAAGTTGTTGCTGTTGTAAATTTTCCAAAGAAACAAATCGCTAATTTTATGAGTGAATGTCTTGTTTTGGGTGCTGTGGAAGGAAAAAACGTAACACTCTTGCAACCTGGAAAAGAAGTTCAGAATGGTCTGAGAATTTTATAA
- a CDS encoding YfiT family bacillithiol transferase produces the protein MNIEKLKYPIGKFDCPSNITAEILEAWISILKYFPNRLNNLVSNLSEVQLNTPYRPEGWTVRQTIHHIYDSHHNAYTRFKWALTEETPVIKVYDEKAWAETADAKNAPIELSLAAISAFHAKWVYLLKGLSEEQLLKEFHHPPRERNYTLQETIGSYAWHSNHHYAHIENLMKREGWK, from the coding sequence ATGAATATAGAAAAACTTAAGTACCCAATCGGTAAATTCGATTGTCCTTCAAACATTACTGCTGAAATTCTGGAAGCTTGGATTTCTATTTTGAAATATTTTCCAAATAGATTAAATAATTTGGTGAGCAACCTTTCCGAAGTGCAATTGAATACACCTTATAGACCAGAAGGTTGGACGGTGCGGCAAACAATTCATCACATATATGATAGCCATCATAACGCCTATACACGTTTTAAATGGGCTTTGACGGAAGAAACACCAGTAATAAAAGTGTATGATGAAAAAGCGTGGGCAGAAACGGCTGACGCTAAAAATGCACCAATTGAATTGTCTTTAGCTGCAATAAGCGCTTTTCACGCAAAATGGGTTTATTTATTGAAGGGATTATCAGAAGAGCAACTGTTGAAAGAATTTCATCATCCACCAAGAGAACGAAATTATACCCTTCAAGAAACAATAGGAAGTTATGCTTGGCACAGCAACCACCATTATGCACACATTGAGAATTTGATGAAAAGAGAAGGGTGGAAGTAG
- a CDS encoding ABC transporter ATP-binding protein produces MENILTINNLTKKFGSLTAVDNLSFSIERGNVYGILGPNGSGKSTTLGIVLNVVNKTAGNFQWFNGNIDTHNALKKVGAIIERPNFYPYMTAFQNLQLVCKIKEVSEVKITEKLQLVGLIDRKDSKFSTFSLGMKQRLAIASALLNDPEILILDEPTNGLDPQGIHQIREIIKTIASKGTTILLASHLLDEVEKVCTHVVILRKGVSLYSGSVDGMNASHGFLTMQSNNMDLLQNAVEGNSTFGTVKREGDYLIAYLNIPMDASEVNKLLFEKGITLSHLVKRKESLEEQFLELTKQN; encoded by the coding sequence GTGGAAAACATTCTCACAATAAACAATCTTACCAAGAAATTTGGCTCGCTAACAGCCGTGGATAATCTTTCCTTTTCAATTGAAAGAGGCAACGTTTACGGTATTCTCGGACCGAATGGAAGTGGAAAAAGCACAACTTTAGGAATCGTTCTAAATGTAGTAAACAAAACTGCTGGCAACTTTCAGTGGTTTAATGGCAACATTGACACCCACAACGCTTTAAAGAAAGTAGGCGCCATCATTGAACGCCCCAACTTTTACCCGTATATGACGGCGTTTCAAAACCTGCAATTGGTTTGTAAAATAAAAGAAGTTTCCGAAGTAAAAATTACTGAAAAGTTACAGCTCGTTGGTTTGATTGACCGAAAGGATAGTAAATTCAGCACCTTTTCATTAGGTATGAAACAACGTTTGGCAATCGCTTCGGCATTGCTCAACGATCCTGAAATATTGATACTTGACGAACCTACAAACGGTTTGGACCCACAAGGAATTCATCAAATTCGAGAAATTATTAAAACCATTGCTTCAAAAGGAACAACCATTTTACTGGCTTCGCATTTGTTAGATGAAGTTGAAAAAGTGTGTACGCACGTAGTTATTCTTCGGAAAGGAGTTAGTCTTTATTCTGGCAGCGTGGACGGGATGAACGCCAGTCACGGTTTCCTCACGATGCAGAGTAATAATATGGACTTGCTTCAAAATGCTGTGGAAGGAAATTCCACTTTTGGAACGGTAAAACGAGAAGGTGATTATTTAATAGCCTACCTCAACATACCAATGGATGCTTCAGAAGTAAACAAACTTCTTTTTGAAAAAGGCATTACCCTTTCGCACCTTGTGAAACGCAAGGAAAGCCTTGAAGAACAATTCCTTGAACTAACCAAACAAAACTAA
- a CDS encoding DUF6602 domain-containing protein, with translation MKNNYGQHGWKEFHRNRKDILEEFDKILELIENRPVKVAHGIGVEASLRKWLAEFLPKKFGVTSGYIIPNLYDDSGKIYHYDIIIYNKLDSPILWVEGNQDDSEQGKYRAIPAKYILAVYEVKSRLNKENVTDSINKLNQTSNFKEQLNPLYHCGMIFIDLKLKHNNDELIIKKLFKGNEIFGFTGGTVLRFEGDETCTGLIDLHQLDPKEKPDSTEIKVKLKPLAKPIDELGIYYNEEDNLTLDEQFAGIKLVKTSENTWSFTKTYGTMYGTDILSINLSWSRSHFADFCIKLLSSLEGIAFNDKNRPSFGQIFDTA, from the coding sequence ATGAAAAATAATTATGGACAACATGGATGGAAAGAATTTCATCGCAACCGAAAAGACATTCTAGAAGAGTTTGATAAAATACTTGAACTAATCGAAAACCGTCCTGTTAAAGTTGCTCATGGAATTGGTGTAGAAGCATCTTTAAGAAAATGGTTAGCTGAATTTCTTCCAAAAAAATTCGGCGTAACATCGGGCTATATAATACCAAATTTATACGATGATAGTGGTAAAATATATCATTACGATATAATCATTTATAATAAACTAGACTCACCTATACTTTGGGTTGAGGGGAATCAAGATGATAGCGAACAAGGAAAATATAGAGCAATTCCTGCAAAATACATTTTAGCGGTATATGAGGTAAAATCAAGATTAAACAAGGAAAATGTAACTGATTCAATTAATAAATTAAATCAAACATCTAATTTCAAGGAGCAATTAAACCCTTTGTACCATTGCGGTATGATTTTCATTGACCTTAAATTAAAACACAACAATGATGAACTGATTATTAAAAAGCTATTTAAAGGGAATGAAATTTTTGGATTTACTGGAGGCACTGTGTTAAGATTTGAAGGAGACGAAACTTGTACTGGCTTAATAGATTTACATCAATTGGATCCAAAGGAAAAACCTGATAGTACAGAAATAAAAGTAAAACTCAAGCCATTAGCAAAACCAATTGATGAGTTAGGAATTTATTACAACGAAGAAGATAATTTAACCTTAGATGAGCAATTTGCAGGTATTAAATTAGTAAAAACCAGTGAAAACACTTGGTCTTTTACAAAAACTTATGGGACAATGTATGGAACAGATATCCTATCTATAAACTTGTCATGGTCAAGAAGTCATTTTGCTGATTTTTGCATTAAGCTTTTGAGTTCTTTAGAAGGTATTGCTTTTAATGACAAAAATCGTCCAAGTTTTGGACAAATATTTGATACTGCCTAA
- a CDS encoding thioredoxin family protein yields the protein MADTESTMLSLGTKAPDFTLIDAVTNNAVSLKDVRGKKGTVVMFICNHCPFVKHVNDEIVRLCNDYRVIGFGFVAINSNNAIKYPEDSPAEMWRTAQKLSYPFPYLHDETQEVAKAYDAACTPDFYLFDDELKLVYRGQLDDSRPGNRIPVNGRDLREALDNILNNNPQRKDQKPSLGCGIKWKE from the coding sequence ATGGCCGACACAGAATCTACAATGCTTTCATTAGGAACCAAAGCACCCGATTTTACACTAATTGACGCAGTTACCAATAATGCTGTTTCGCTAAAAGATGTCCGTGGTAAAAAAGGAACTGTGGTTATGTTTATCTGCAATCATTGTCCTTTTGTAAAACATGTTAATGATGAAATTGTTCGTCTTTGTAATGATTACAGAGTAATTGGTTTTGGTTTTGTAGCCATAAATAGTAATAATGCTATAAAATATCCAGAAGATTCTCCCGCTGAAATGTGGCGAACAGCTCAAAAGCTCAGCTATCCTTTTCCATATTTACATGATGAAACCCAAGAGGTAGCAAAAGCTTATGATGCAGCCTGCACCCCAGATTTCTATCTTTTTGATGATGAACTTAAATTAGTTTATCGCGGACAATTAGACGATAGCCGTCCTGGAAATAGAATTCCCGTAAATGGCCGTGATCTTCGTGAAGCTCTGGATAATATTCTAAACAATAACCCTCAGCGGAAAGATCAAAAACCTAGTCTTGGGTGTGGTATTAAGTGGAAAGAGTGA